One genomic window of Armatimonadota bacterium includes the following:
- a CDS encoding efflux RND transporter permease subunit, translated as MRLSRFATGHIKAILFVTAALCVVGGWLLFTFPVAILPDVTFPRLVVIAEGGDAPAQMMEASVTRPLEQAVANVPGVRKIRSTTQRGASELSIDFSWGTDMLTAQQMTQARISEARTNLPPDIEVTAERMNPTVFPIYGLSLRSKTLSQSELWTLATYTLQPQLARVPGVARVVVQGGRAPEIAVEVNPQRLAAYHLSLPDIEEALTQANVVRSAGRMDRRFQNYQVLVSGETATLAQLEGVTVAERGGVPVPLKDVATVRASVQDRTTVVTADGAEAVLLNIVRQPDANTMSVVQAVVKTMERLRADLPPGIDVGTFYDQSVLIREAVGSVRDAVLIGFVLAVFVLLMFLGNVRATLVTGAIIPLTVLITFLLMRLAGLSLNLMTLGALAVGIGLVIDDAIVVVENVFRHLSHGEVAGSAVQMAATEIAAPMISSTLTTVVVFLPLVLLGGVAGAFFTALAVTLTIALLVSLALALLVSPSLCAAYLRVPHGAREHGRLFERTIRAYERILRWSLRRGWVLPAGAAGIVALTLLFATRLGSGFMPTMDEGAFVLDYRTPPGTSLAESDRVLRQIERILEDTPEVQGYSRRTGTEMGFFITEPNTGDFAVVLKGSPRHNIEAVMDEVRGRITESVPGVEVDFIQVLQDLIGDLAGEAAPIEVKMFGPNQAQLEGLARTVAGRLEAVKGAVDVQSGVVEAGPQLVARVDPVRAGRAGLTPDAVANQARAAMFGDVATKLLQGDRQVDVRVRFPDAFRSDAVSMAAIPIRSPNGFNLPLSALASVETVPGTTEAHREDQRRVVNVTAGLTGRDLGSVMRDVSSSMRKMPLPPGVSYELGGQFQSQSESFRGLLGVLLLAILLVFAVMLFQFGSFTAPSVILAVMPLSLFGVTFGLWATGTPLNVSSFMGAIMLVGIVVKNGILLLDRAQKAEHEGVPFEEAVVHAGEVRLRPILMTTLTAILGLVPLALGLGAGAEMQKPLAIAVIGGLTFSTMFTLVFAPLLYVAMRRWQVSRQPAPASATPVSQSKGDAE; from the coding sequence ATGAGGCTATCGCGCTTCGCCACAGGGCATATCAAGGCCATCCTGTTCGTGACAGCCGCGCTCTGCGTAGTGGGCGGATGGCTCCTCTTCACATTCCCCGTCGCCATCCTGCCGGATGTAACGTTCCCGCGCCTGGTCGTCATCGCCGAGGGTGGCGACGCGCCCGCGCAGATGATGGAAGCCAGCGTCACCCGGCCGCTGGAGCAGGCCGTGGCGAACGTGCCGGGCGTGCGCAAGATCCGCTCCACCACGCAGCGGGGCGCCAGCGAGCTGTCCATCGATTTCTCGTGGGGCACCGATATGCTCACCGCACAGCAGATGACGCAGGCGCGCATCAGCGAGGCGCGGACGAACCTGCCGCCGGATATCGAGGTGACGGCGGAACGCATGAACCCCACCGTGTTCCCCATCTATGGGCTCTCGCTGCGCTCGAAAACGCTCTCGCAGTCCGAGCTGTGGACCCTCGCCACCTACACTCTGCAGCCCCAGCTCGCCCGCGTGCCCGGCGTGGCCCGCGTGGTGGTGCAGGGAGGACGCGCGCCGGAGATCGCCGTTGAGGTCAATCCGCAGCGGCTCGCCGCCTATCACCTGTCGCTTCCGGATATCGAGGAGGCGCTGACGCAGGCAAACGTCGTCCGGTCCGCCGGGCGCATGGATCGCCGCTTCCAGAACTACCAGGTGCTGGTGTCAGGCGAAACGGCGACGCTTGCCCAACTGGAAGGCGTCACCGTCGCGGAACGAGGCGGCGTGCCTGTGCCGCTCAAAGATGTTGCGACGGTTCGGGCTTCGGTGCAGGACCGCACCACCGTGGTAACGGCGGACGGCGCTGAGGCGGTGTTGCTGAACATCGTGCGCCAGCCGGACGCGAACACGATGTCCGTGGTGCAGGCAGTGGTAAAGACGATGGAACGGTTGCGGGCCGACCTGCCGCCCGGCATCGATGTCGGCACGTTCTACGATCAGTCCGTCCTCATCCGCGAAGCCGTCGGCAGCGTTCGGGACGCGGTGCTGATCGGCTTTGTCCTCGCGGTGTTTGTCCTGCTGATGTTCCTGGGAAATGTCCGGGCCACGCTCGTGACGGGCGCGATCATCCCTCTGACGGTGCTCATCACGTTCCTCCTGATGCGCCTCGCCGGGCTCAGTTTGAACCTGATGACGCTGGGCGCGTTGGCCGTTGGGATCGGACTCGTGATCGACGATGCCATCGTCGTGGTCGAGAACGTCTTCCGCCACCTGTCGCACGGCGAGGTTGCCGGCTCGGCGGTCCAGATGGCCGCCACGGAGATCGCCGCGCCGATGATCTCATCGACGCTCACGACCGTGGTCGTCTTCCTGCCTCTCGTCTTGCTCGGAGGCGTCGCCGGCGCATTCTTCACCGCCTTGGCCGTGACCCTCACCATCGCCTTGCTGGTCTCGCTCGCCTTGGCTCTCCTCGTCAGCCCATCCCTGTGTGCGGCGTACCTGCGCGTGCCGCACGGCGCCAGGGAGCACGGGAGGCTCTTCGAACGGACCATTCGCGCGTATGAACGGATACTTCGCTGGTCGCTGCGCCGGGGCTGGGTGCTGCCCGCCGGAGCCGCCGGAATCGTTGCGCTGACGCTGCTCTTCGCCACCCGTCTGGGAAGCGGATTCATGCCGACCATGGACGAGGGGGCTTTTGTGCTGGACTACCGGACGCCGCCCGGCACATCCCTGGCCGAGAGCGACCGTGTGCTGCGCCAGATCGAGAGGATTCTCGAGGACACGCCCGAGGTGCAGGGTTACTCCCGGCGCACGGGCACCGAAATGGGTTTCTTCATCACGGAACCGAACACCGGCGATTTTGCCGTGGTCCTGAAGGGCAGCCCCCGGCACAACATCGAGGCGGTGATGGACGAAGTGCGCGGCCGTATCACGGAGAGCGTTCCGGGCGTTGAGGTGGATTTCATCCAGGTCCTCCAGGATCTCATCGGCGATCTCGCCGGGGAGGCCGCGCCCATCGAGGTGAAGATGTTCGGGCCGAACCAGGCCCAACTCGAGGGCCTGGCTCGCACCGTGGCGGGCCGGCTGGAGGCCGTGAAAGGCGCGGTTGACGTTCAGAGCGGCGTCGTTGAGGCCGGACCGCAACTCGTCGCCCGCGTTGATCCGGTGCGCGCCGGCCGGGCGGGCCTCACACCGGACGCGGTGGCGAACCAGGCCAGGGCGGCGATGTTCGGCGATGTGGCCACCAAACTTCTGCAAGGCGACCGTCAAGTGGATGTTCGGGTTCGGTTCCCCGATGCCTTCCGGTCGGATGCCGTGTCGATGGCGGCGATCCCCATCCGCTCGCCGAACGGTTTCAACCTCCCGCTGTCGGCCCTGGCCTCTGTCGAGACGGTGCCGGGCACGACGGAAGCGCATCGCGAGGATCAGCGTCGGGTGGTGAACGTGACCGCCGGCCTCACCGGACGCGACCTGGGCTCCGTGATGCGAGACGTCTCTTCGAGCATGCGCAAGATGCCGCTGCCGCCGGGGGTGTCCTATGAACTGGGCGGGCAGTTCCAGAGTCAATCCGAGTCGTTCCGCGGGCTCCTGGGTGTGCTTCTGCTCGCCATCCTGCTGGTCTTCGCCGTGATGCTCTTCCAGTTCGGCAGTTTCACGGCGCCAAGCGTCATCCTGGCGGTGATGCCGCTCTCGCTCTTCGGCGTAACCTTCGGGCTGTGGGCCACCGGCACGCCGCTGAACGTGTCCTCGTTCATGGGGGCGATCATGCTGGTGGGCATCGTTGTGAAGAACGGCATCCTGCTGTTGGACCGCGCACAGAAGGCGGAGCACGAAGGCGTCCCATTTGAGGAGGCCGTGGTTCACGCCGGAGAGGTGCGCCTGCGGCCGATCCTGATGACGACGCTGACAGCGATCCTTGGCCTCGTTCCACTCGCGCTGGGCCTTGGCGCCGGCGCCGAGATGCAGAAACCTCTCGCCATCGCCGTCATCGGCGGCCTGACGTTCTCCACCATGTTTACGCTCGTATTTGCCCCTCTTCTCTACGTCGCGATGAGGCGCTGGCAAGTCTCCCGCCAGCCCGCGCCCGCCTCGGCGACACCTGTCTCTCAATCGAAAGGAGACGCTGAATGA
- a CDS encoding efflux RND transporter periplasmic adaptor subunit, whose protein sequence is MRTGNVKGIVLGLTALALAGCGRSNKADPAGEPAAAPVAVETARVTVQPMETIVVAQGTLAPAQGDSAKVAAVTAGRIETIPVREGDRVAAGQVVATLDSRASNAQANQARYGAQAAESDRVSALRAARLALDAAGIDREAALQQARTTLQSAETDLAKTRAGARPQEIAQADQAVRQAQATRDRAASEIERVKYLNEKGIVPKRQLEDAQTALSVAESGLGSAKAQASLVRAGSRIEDVRAAELRVQAAREALAQARKSGDAHVRQAKAALRQAEQGTLLVEAKRQEAISMQAAAAYTVLRSPIPGIVTHRMANPGDTADPASPILEIANTTSLNLLANLPEGEGAGVRPGQIVRLNAGPQTAAGRVLTVGQVDPQTNLLSVRIAVANPGGRLKPGSFAMARIIVHSDPRGVAIPKEAVVSREGKSVAFTVSPDGTAHQRTVTLGPEQDAFVEVRSGLKPGETVIRVGQYELPDGAKVKPAGAQAQ, encoded by the coding sequence GTGAGGACCGGCAACGTAAAGGGAATCGTTTTGGGACTGACTGCACTGGCGCTCGCCGGATGCGGGCGCTCGAATAAGGCAGACCCGGCGGGCGAACCCGCCGCGGCGCCGGTCGCCGTGGAGACGGCGCGCGTGACGGTGCAGCCGATGGAGACGATCGTCGTGGCCCAGGGTACGCTCGCGCCGGCGCAGGGAGACTCCGCAAAGGTGGCGGCCGTAACGGCGGGGCGCATCGAGACGATTCCGGTCCGCGAGGGCGATCGCGTGGCGGCGGGCCAGGTGGTCGCGACACTTGACAGCCGCGCTTCCAACGCTCAGGCCAACCAGGCCCGGTATGGCGCGCAGGCGGCGGAATCGGACAGGGTCAGCGCCCTCCGCGCGGCGCGCCTCGCGCTGGACGCCGCCGGGATCGACCGGGAGGCCGCGCTTCAACAGGCGCGCACGACCCTCCAATCGGCAGAGACGGATCTGGCGAAGACCCGCGCAGGCGCGCGCCCGCAGGAAATCGCCCAGGCGGATCAGGCGGTACGTCAGGCCCAGGCGACCCGGGATCGGGCGGCATCGGAGATCGAGCGCGTCAAATACCTCAATGAGAAGGGTATCGTCCCGAAGCGTCAATTGGAGGATGCACAGACGGCGCTCAGCGTCGCTGAGTCCGGTCTGGGCAGCGCGAAGGCCCAGGCGAGCCTCGTGCGCGCCGGTTCGCGAATCGAAGACGTCCGGGCCGCCGAACTCCGGGTGCAGGCCGCTCGGGAAGCGCTGGCACAGGCGCGAAAGAGCGGAGACGCCCATGTGCGCCAGGCCAAGGCGGCATTGAGGCAGGCCGAGCAGGGGACCCTGCTGGTGGAGGCGAAGCGCCAGGAGGCGATATCAATGCAAGCGGCGGCGGCGTATACCGTGCTGCGCTCCCCCATCCCGGGGATAGTGACCCACCGGATGGCCAACCCCGGCGATACGGCCGATCCCGCTTCGCCGATCCTGGAAATCGCCAATACAACGTCCCTCAACCTCCTCGCGAATCTGCCCGAAGGCGAGGGCGCGGGCGTACGACCGGGCCAGATTGTGCGCCTGAACGCGGGGCCGCAGACGGCGGCGGGACGCGTCCTCACCGTTGGCCAGGTGGATCCGCAGACAAACCTTCTCAGCGTCCGCATCGCCGTGGCCAACCCGGGCGGGCGCCTGAAGCCGGGCTCGTTTGCCATGGCCCGTATCATCGTCCACAGCGACCCGCGCGGCGTGGCCATCCCGAAGGAGGCCGTGGTTTCGCGCGAGGGCAAAAGTGTGGCCTTCACCGTCTCGCCGGATGGCACGGCGCACCAGCGGACGGTAACCCTCGGCCCGGAACAGGACGCCTTCGTGGAAGTGCGCTCGGGACTCAAGCCCGGTGAAACGGTGATCCGCGTCGGGCAGTATGAGTTGCCGGACGGCGCCAAAGTGAAGCCCGCGGGGGCGCAGGCGCAATGA
- a CDS encoding sugar ABC transporter permease, whose product MTNPDPATKRVMSTRPNVGTKRPRKRRKGSEGWDFIAPALLIICVFVVLPCVWGIVLSFTGFDGILPARFVGAANYRRLAEDPLVRSTLLNTVLYVALTLPAGLILSLIVALALNEKWFAGRSVTRGIYFLPNITSLVAVAFVWEWLLNPEYGLVNAGLRGIGLPGQGWLSNPNLAMPCVAMVAVWHGLGFSVLVYMAGLRSVPGEVYEAARIDGAGAWQQFRHVTWPLLTPTTMFLTMMGVIGGFQVFQSVYIMTGGGPLDRTRVYLFYLWQTGFQNLEMGYASALAVLLFVIVLCLTLVQWRFFNRRMSTWQ is encoded by the coding sequence ATGACGAATCCGGATCCCGCCACGAAGAGGGTGATGTCCACCCGGCCGAACGTTGGCACGAAAAGGCCACGAAAGCGACGCAAGGGCTCGGAGGGCTGGGACTTCATCGCGCCGGCGCTCCTCATCATCTGCGTGTTCGTCGTGCTGCCTTGCGTGTGGGGCATCGTGCTCAGCTTCACAGGTTTTGACGGCATCCTGCCCGCCCGCTTTGTCGGGGCCGCCAATTACCGGCGCCTCGCGGAAGACCCGCTGGTTCGAAGCACGCTCCTCAATACGGTCCTGTACGTCGCCCTCACGCTGCCCGCCGGCCTGATACTCTCGTTGATCGTTGCCCTGGCGCTGAACGAAAAGTGGTTCGCCGGCAGGTCTGTCACACGGGGCATCTACTTTCTGCCGAATATTACCAGCCTGGTGGCCGTGGCCTTCGTATGGGAGTGGCTGCTGAACCCCGAGTATGGCCTCGTAAACGCCGGCCTTCGCGGGATCGGGCTGCCCGGCCAGGGCTGGCTCAGCAACCCGAACCTGGCGATGCCGTGCGTGGCGATGGTGGCGGTATGGCACGGATTGGGCTTCAGTGTCCTCGTGTACATGGCCGGCCTTCGCTCCGTTCCCGGCGAGGTCTACGAAGCCGCGCGGATCGACGGCGCCGGCGCGTGGCAGCAGTTCCGGCACGTCACCTGGCCGCTGCTCACGCCCACCACGATGTTCCTCACCATGATGGGCGTCATTGGCGGGTTCCAGGTGTTCCAGAGCGTTTACATCATGACAGGCGGCGGCCCGCTGGACCGCACGCGTGTATACCTGTTCTACCTCTGGCAAACCGGCTTCCAGAACCTGGAGATGGGCTACGCATCGGCGCTCGCGGTCCTGTTGTTTGTGATCGTCCTCTGCCTGACGCTCGTTCAATGGCGCTTCTTCAACCGGAGGATGTCCACATGGCAGTAA
- a CDS encoding CARDB domain-containing protein: MQRRLFALFISVLASASGVQAVTPTDLDVTYIERTPRYDYDAAKNNPAPGDVVTFTAHVINWGAAAVNSVPFSWQIDSDPPTTGVIDSIAAGSEKTLTLPWTWQSGNHTVNFTIDPANTIAETTKSNNSITDRTNSIIAGFWVEQTAYNYFHAHQQDLKIGSNSWQDWIQRQMARQNSLYASAIYPLTPHGVLDRVRIDKIVVVPDGALPLHGGLATNDPDMSDKTVDLMWGFPAIQVTGSTQYSNTTSTDVNNPFYLEGSLIHELGHARYLVDQYGYDVHNTYNPSTGQGYDSVQIQEDGKPVAGTALMPFIAFNEVLYYNKSGGIMTGPYGFVWSPYEAAALNLIAGHRALCGNYNAPCNIGAFLNDLPQRNHVRFVDSQGRPVAGADIRLYQATGGPGWYGKTFDNTPDLFFTTDSRGLADMPRNPFSSGMIQDTYGLTNGVAILRVQHSSGLWYRFMEVTDFNMQYWSGATQDANYTITLPGAVGAIPYTVQDAARALQIASGLAAPGAGDWPALDWDGASGITAQDATAILRIALGL, encoded by the coding sequence ATGCAAAGGCGATTGTTTGCCCTTTTCATCTCCGTCCTGGCCTCAGCGTCAGGTGTGCAGGCAGTAACCCCGACCGACCTCGATGTCACCTACATCGAGCGGACCCCGCGCTACGATTACGACGCCGCCAAGAACAACCCCGCGCCCGGTGACGTTGTGACTTTCACCGCGCATGTGATCAACTGGGGCGCCGCGGCAGTCAATTCCGTGCCCTTCAGCTGGCAGATCGATTCGGACCCGCCCACCACGGGCGTCATCGACTCGATAGCCGCCGGTTCGGAGAAGACCCTTACGCTTCCGTGGACGTGGCAATCAGGCAACCACACGGTCAATTTCACCATCGACCCGGCCAACACGATCGCCGAAACGACCAAATCCAACAACAGCATCACGGACCGTACCAACTCCATCATCGCCGGATTCTGGGTTGAGCAGACGGCTTACAACTATTTCCACGCCCATCAGCAGGACCTGAAGATAGGCTCCAATTCGTGGCAGGACTGGATACAGCGCCAGATGGCCCGGCAGAATTCGCTCTACGCCTCCGCAATTTATCCGTTGACCCCGCATGGCGTTCTGGACCGCGTACGAATCGACAAGATCGTGGTTGTGCCGGATGGCGCTCTGCCGTTGCACGGCGGCCTTGCTACAAACGACCCGGATATGAGCGACAAAACCGTGGACCTCATGTGGGGGTTTCCGGCCATTCAGGTAACCGGCAGCACTCAGTATTCCAATACAACCTCCACCGACGTCAACAACCCGTTCTATCTGGAGGGCTCCCTGATTCACGAGCTGGGCCACGCCCGCTACCTGGTGGATCAGTACGGTTATGACGTTCACAACACCTACAATCCGTCGACCGGCCAGGGTTACGACTCCGTGCAGATCCAGGAGGACGGGAAGCCGGTAGCAGGCACGGCCCTGATGCCGTTTATCGCGTTCAACGAAGTGCTCTACTACAACAAGAGCGGCGGCATTATGACGGGTCCCTACGGTTTCGTCTGGAGCCCTTACGAAGCGGCCGCGCTGAACCTCATCGCCGGACACCGCGCGCTGTGCGGCAATTACAATGCGCCTTGCAACATCGGCGCCTTCCTTAACGACCTGCCCCAGCGCAATCACGTTCGGTTCGTCGACTCGCAGGGCCGGCCGGTGGCCGGCGCGGACATCCGACTGTACCAGGCCACCGGCGGCCCCGGCTGGTATGGCAAGACATTTGACAACACGCCGGACCTTTTCTTCACCACGGACAGCAGGGGCTTGGCCGATATGCCTCGCAATCCCTTCAGCTCAGGGATGATCCAGGATACGTACGGCCTCACCAACGGCGTGGCGATCCTGCGCGTCCAGCACTCCAGCGGGCTGTGGTACCGGTTCATGGAAGTCACTGACTTCAACATGCAATACTGGTCCGGCGCCACGCAGGACGCGAACTACACCATCACTTTGCCCGGCGCCGTTGGCGCGATACCGTACACCGTCCAGGATGCCGCCCGCGCCCTGCAGATCGCTTCTGGCCTCGCCGCCCCCGGCGCCGGAGATTGGCCCGCTCTGGACTGGGACGGCGCTTCCGGAATAACGGCTCAGGACGCGACGGCCATCCTCCGGATAGCGCTGGGGCTCTGA
- a CDS encoding carbohydrate ABC transporter permease, which yields MAVIPLSAGTKPARVRRLPLGRTAMRALIWLLVVAGALTMVLPFLWMVSTSLKTDAQAFLWPPKILPWPPQWQNYRDAWQIAPFGRFFFNSAVVSFSVMGMSLLLNSLAAFGFAKYQFRGAHALFIAVLATMMIPGQITMIPCFLLMKHLGWLDSYAGLTVPGFASAFGIFFLRQFMITIPGDYMDAARMDGASELAIWWRIITPLAKPALATLSIFTFLGTWNDFLWPLIVVKSDEMRTLPLAISALSSGHYVMSWPLLMAGACFVVFPVLIVYIFAQRFLVEGIALGGIKG from the coding sequence ATGGCAGTAATCCCTCTCTCAGCCGGGACGAAGCCCGCGCGGGTACGGCGTCTCCCGCTGGGCAGAACCGCAATGCGGGCGCTCATCTGGTTACTGGTGGTGGCCGGCGCGCTCACGATGGTGCTGCCGTTTCTCTGGATGGTGTCCACATCGCTGAAAACCGATGCCCAGGCGTTCCTGTGGCCGCCCAAGATCCTGCCCTGGCCGCCGCAGTGGCAGAACTACCGGGATGCGTGGCAGATCGCCCCGTTCGGCCGCTTTTTCTTCAACAGCGCGGTGGTGAGTTTCTCGGTTATGGGCATGAGCCTGCTGCTGAACAGCCTTGCCGCCTTCGGCTTCGCAAAATACCAGTTTCGCGGCGCACACGCCCTGTTCATCGCGGTGCTGGCCACGATGATGATCCCGGGCCAGATCACCATGATCCCGTGCTTTCTGCTGATGAAGCACCTCGGGTGGCTGGACTCGTACGCGGGCCTGACGGTGCCGGGATTCGCGTCCGCGTTCGGCATCTTCTTCCTGCGGCAGTTCATGATCACCATCCCGGGCGACTATATGGACGCCGCGCGCATGGACGGCGCTTCGGAGCTCGCCATCTGGTGGCGCATCATCACCCCGTTGGCCAAACCGGCGCTGGCGACGTTGTCCATCTTCACATTCCTGGGTACCTGGAACGACTTCCTCTGGCCCCTTATCGTGGTGAAGAGCGACGAGATGCGCACGTTGCCGCTGGCGATCTCCGCCCTCTCTTCGGGCCATTACGTCATGAGCTGGCCGCTCCTGATGGCCGGGGCCTGCTTCGTTGTATTTCCGGTTCTCATCGTCTACATCTTTGCCCAGCGGTTCCTGGTGGAAGGCATCGCCCTGGGCGGCATCAAAGGCTGA
- a CDS encoding PepSY domain-containing protein codes for MKKTALFVALSALIASAAMAAPKPKAKAPAPKVKVTAVQASKAALAKYPGKVVGKVALENEDGKWQYAVNVRSAKTLREVMVDANTGKIASVEVTSPKEEAKEAAAEKKAAGKGAKAKPVEKGEANEKD; via the coding sequence ATGAAGAAGACCGCGTTGTTCGTAGCGCTCTCCGCGCTGATCGCGTCCGCCGCGATGGCCGCACCGAAACCGAAAGCCAAAGCGCCGGCCCCCAAAGTCAAGGTTACGGCTGTCCAGGCGTCCAAAGCCGCGCTGGCGAAGTACCCCGGCAAGGTTGTAGGCAAGGTCGCCCTGGAGAACGAAGACGGAAAGTGGCAGTACGCCGTGAACGTTCGCTCAGCCAAGACGCTTCGCGAAGTGATGGTGGACGCCAACACCGGCAAGATCGCCAGTGTGGAAGTGACCAGCCCCAAGGAAGAGGCCAAAGAGGCCGCCGCCGAGAAGAAGGCCGCCGGCAAAGGCGCAAAAGCGAAGCCGGTCGAGAAGGGTGAGGCTAACGAAAAGGACTGA
- a CDS encoding TolC family protein, whose product MRPQYRHPVWRSWCLALLAAGIASVAFAAAPIPLSLAEAVRQAHVHSFPVRGADARLKGAAAGIRGARALPNPTLTLAKPYGSTETAGFDEDVVLSQTAELPGKVGPRVHAAQAERDAAAANLALAELDVTLAVRTAYFSALRADVERALAADSLAEAEAFATAAQVQFQAGDAARSNVLRGEVETTRARQALDAADAERENRYAALRSLVGLPANAALELADKLEGVAFSQPLEGLQQRALRQRPDLAAAQRLREARSSDVSGARAAWQPDIFVEGRHSTLNPSTGGSSVRIGLTLPLLDLGRDRAAVASAKAALTEQQAALAESTRTATLEVDEAYRMLTLSQKSVESFRSGRLDRARELLEMAQTGYEHGASSYLELLDAQQIYRNEQADYARALADENTALATLEHAVGGPLT is encoded by the coding sequence ATGAGACCGCAATACCGTCATCCAGTTTGGCGCTCGTGGTGCCTCGCCCTTCTCGCGGCGGGCATCGCTTCCGTCGCGTTCGCGGCGGCGCCGATACCGCTTTCGCTGGCCGAAGCCGTCCGTCAGGCGCATGTCCATAGTTTCCCGGTGCGGGGAGCGGACGCGCGACTTAAGGGCGCCGCGGCCGGGATCCGGGGCGCCCGCGCGCTGCCCAACCCGACGCTCACGCTGGCAAAGCCCTACGGCAGCACGGAGACCGCCGGGTTCGACGAAGATGTCGTGCTCAGCCAGACGGCGGAACTGCCCGGCAAGGTTGGGCCGAGGGTCCACGCGGCGCAGGCCGAACGGGATGCCGCCGCCGCGAACTTGGCGCTTGCCGAGTTGGACGTCACGCTCGCGGTAAGGACCGCCTACTTCTCCGCCCTGCGGGCGGACGTGGAGCGCGCCCTGGCCGCCGATTCACTGGCGGAGGCGGAGGCGTTCGCAACCGCCGCTCAGGTCCAATTCCAGGCCGGCGACGCCGCCCGCAGCAATGTCCTTCGCGGCGAGGTGGAAACGACCCGGGCCCGGCAGGCGCTGGACGCCGCGGACGCGGAGCGCGAAAACCGTTACGCCGCACTGAGGAGCCTCGTCGGCCTGCCCGCGAACGCCGCTCTGGAACTGGCGGACAAGCTGGAGGGCGTAGCCTTCTCGCAGCCACTCGAAGGGCTGCAGCAGAGGGCGCTGCGGCAGAGGCCAGACCTCGCCGCGGCCCAGCGGCTTCGCGAAGCCCGGTCATCGGACGTCTCGGGCGCGCGCGCAGCGTGGCAGCCGGATATCTTCGTGGAGGGCCGCCATTCCACCCTCAACCCTTCCACCGGGGGAAGCTCGGTCCGCATCGGCCTCACGCTGCCCCTCCTGGACCTCGGGCGTGACCGCGCCGCGGTCGCCTCGGCGAAGGCGGCGCTCACCGAGCAGCAGGCAGCGCTCGCTGAATCGACGCGAACGGCAACGCTGGAGGTCGATGAGGCCTACCGAATGCTCACGCTTTCACAGAAATCGGTCGAATCATTCCGTTCGGGCCGGCTCGACCGCGCCAGGGAGCTCCTGGAAATGGCGCAAACGGGCTACGAACACGGGGCTTCATCCTATCTGGAGCTCCTCGATGCGCAGCAGATATATCGGAACGAGCAGGCCGATTACGCCCGGGCGCTGGCCGACGAGAACACCGCGCTGGCGACTTTGGAGCACGCTGTTGGAGGACCGCTGACGTGA